In Synergistota bacterium, one genomic interval encodes:
- a CDS encoding CinA family nicotinamide mononucleotide deamidase-related protein, protein MKVLIMSTGDEVFLGEVDEKNGGFIARELVASGFDVLARMIVEDDMDKILKALDFGFNNVDLIIMTGGLGPTHDDLTREAVASYFGVDLEEREEAREWLHKFFEKLGRKPPLLSDKQTLFPKGAEIIPNELGTACGFIFKSGEKMVVALSGVPWEAERMFSKYLLPKLPRLGGITLRRIHTTGLRETELYLKVKDLDLQGTKLGICASPPGVTLYLRGSEDSVSYSIDLLKRSLGAYVYGEEGKTLEEVVAELLWEKGFTLSVAESCTGGFLAHRLTNIPGSSKYFSCGIVSYSNKAKEDILGVPLSLIEDVGAVSAEVAEKMAKEVRRLGKSDLGIGITGIAGPTGGRPEKPVGTVYIGLSWGGGSFVEKNLFSGPRDVVKYRATQRALDLLRRFLLGVSPFESKGNN, encoded by the coding sequence ATGAAGGTACTTATAATGTCTACAGGTGATGAAGTTTTCTTAGGTGAAGTAGATGAAAAAAATGGTGGTTTTATAGCGAGAGAGTTGGTTGCGAGTGGGTTTGATGTTCTTGCAAGGATGATAGTTGAAGATGATATGGATAAGATACTTAAAGCTTTGGATTTCGGTTTTAATAATGTTGATCTTATTATTATGACTGGAGGACTTGGCCCCACTCATGATGATCTTACTAGAGAAGCGGTTGCTTCTTATTTTGGAGTAGATCTTGAGGAACGCGAAGAGGCGAGAGAATGGCTTCATAAGTTTTTTGAAAAGTTGGGAAGAAAGCCGCCTCTTTTGTCAGATAAACAGACCCTCTTCCCCAAGGGGGCCGAAATAATACCAAATGAGCTTGGAACAGCGTGTGGTTTTATCTTTAAATCTGGTGAGAAGATGGTGGTTGCTCTATCAGGTGTTCCGTGGGAAGCTGAGAGGATGTTTAGTAAATATCTTCTTCCTAAGTTGCCGCGTTTAGGTGGGATTACTTTAAGAAGGATTCATACTACTGGATTAAGAGAAACAGAGCTTTACCTAAAGGTTAAAGATCTTGATTTGCAAGGAACCAAGCTTGGTATATGTGCTTCTCCTCCGGGTGTAACTCTTTATTTGAGAGGAAGTGAGGATAGCGTTTCCTATTCTATAGATTTGTTGAAAAGATCCTTGGGAGCTTATGTGTATGGAGAGGAGGGGAAAACTTTAGAGGAGGTTGTAGCTGAGCTCTTATGGGAAAAAGGATTTACTCTTTCAGTGGCCGAATCTTGCACAGGTGGTTTTTTAGCTCATAGGTTAACCAATATTCCTGGTAGTTCAAAATATTTCAGTTGTGGAATAGTTAGCTATAGTAATAAAGCTAAGGAGGATATTCTTGGAGTCCCTCTTTCTCTTATAGAAGATGTAGGAGCTGTTAGTGCAGAGGTTGCCGAAAAAATGGCAAAAGAGGTTAGAAGATTAGGTAAAAGTGACTTGGGTATTGGCATTACAGGTATAGCTGGGCCTACGGGGGGCAGACCGGAAAAGCCTGTTGGTACTGTTTACATTGGTTTGTCTTGGGGTGGTGGAAGCTTTGTAGAAAAAAATCTTTTTTCTGGACCTAGAGATGTTGTGAAATATAGGGCTACACAGCGGGCTTTAGATCTCTTAAGGAGGTTTCTTTTGGGGGTGAGCCCTTTTGAATCGAAAGGAAATAATTAG
- a CDS encoding phosphatidylglycerophosphatase A — protein sequence MGGSYIGVRDWSFYVATLGGLGWVLRERMPGTVGSFLALLIRWFLKVDLLSIFFLFLLGLWASERYSKALKEEDPSSIVIDEFVGYFIAMWNLNDIMLIPSFFLFRLLDVIKPFPIRFFEKFPGGWGIMLDDVVAGLLTNMLIFLGLWLGG from the coding sequence ATGGGGGGAAGTTATATAGGAGTTAGAGATTGGAGCTTTTATGTAGCGACTTTAGGAGGTTTGGGATGGGTCTTAAGAGAAAGAATGCCTGGGACCGTGGGATCTTTTTTAGCCTTATTGATAAGATGGTTTTTAAAGGTAGATCTGCTTTCTATATTTTTTCTTTTTTTGCTTGGTCTTTGGGCATCTGAAAGATACTCTAAGGCTTTAAAAGAGGAAGATCCTTCGTCTATAGTTATAGATGAGTTTGTTGGATATTTTATAGCAATGTGGAATTTAAATGATATTATGCTTATTCCCTCTTTCTTTCTATTTAGACTTCTAGATGTAATAAAACCTTTTCCAATAAGGTTTTTTGAAAAGTTTCCTGGTGGTTGGGGTATAATGTTAGATGATGTGGTAGCTGGCTTGCTTACTAATATGTTAATATTTTTAGGTTTATGGCTTGGAGGTTAA
- the rimO gene encoding 30S ribosomal protein S12 methylthiotransferase RimO — protein sequence MRFGIISLGCPKNEVDSELIAGKLVEAGLDYSSSLEDVDLVVLNTCAFIDSAVSESYSWLKKLVQLKREGVIKRIALVGCLVQRLGERSLKELEEVDYFAGTSYPQEVGEFLFKALKNKAEGEFFLKPFPDRWVESGLRFPLKKTFYAYVKIAEGCNNRCSYCVIPNIRGPYRARPLDEILKEVEDFIRSGKKEVVLVSQDSTLYPLSLSLLLRKLSELGGDFWVRVLYLHPAKIDGELVETILSLEKVCSYFDIPIQHVDDNVLFLMNRPYGEGDLRKLFDKIRSLDMLACLRTTIMVGFPGERKSSFQRLIDFVSDIKFDRLGSFLYSPQREASSYIFKPVPFRVSKRRRDTLMELQKEISKERNSLFVGKTLKVLVEKPGIGRSYRDAPEIDGLVYLDKSAEVGNFVNVKIIEVGDHDLWGEVI from the coding sequence TTGAGATTTGGAATTATTAGTTTAGGTTGTCCTAAAAACGAAGTCGATAGTGAGCTTATAGCTGGTAAGCTTGTTGAAGCAGGATTAGATTATTCATCAAGTTTGGAGGATGTTGACCTTGTTGTGTTGAATACATGTGCTTTTATAGATTCAGCAGTGAGCGAATCTTACTCTTGGCTTAAAAAGCTTGTTCAACTTAAGAGGGAAGGTGTAATTAAAAGAATAGCTCTTGTTGGATGTCTAGTTCAAAGACTTGGAGAGAGGAGCTTAAAAGAACTTGAAGAGGTGGACTATTTTGCAGGTACCAGCTATCCTCAGGAAGTTGGGGAGTTTTTATTTAAAGCTTTGAAGAATAAGGCTGAAGGGGAATTTTTCCTTAAGCCCTTTCCAGATAGATGGGTTGAGAGTGGATTACGCTTCCCTTTAAAGAAAACCTTTTATGCTTATGTTAAAATAGCCGAGGGGTGTAATAATAGATGTAGTTATTGTGTTATTCCTAATATAAGAGGGCCCTATAGAGCTAGACCTTTAGATGAGATTTTGAAAGAGGTTGAGGATTTTATAAGAAGTGGAAAAAAAGAGGTTGTTCTGGTGTCTCAGGATAGTACTTTGTATCCTTTGTCTCTTTCCCTGCTCTTAAGAAAACTTTCTGAGTTAGGAGGGGATTTTTGGGTAAGGGTTCTTTATCTTCATCCAGCTAAAATAGATGGGGAATTAGTAGAGACTATCTTATCTTTAGAGAAGGTATGTTCTTATTTTGATATACCTATACAACATGTAGATGATAATGTTTTGTTTCTGATGAATAGGCCCTATGGGGAAGGAGATCTAAGGAAGCTCTTTGACAAGATAAGATCTTTGGATATGTTAGCTTGTTTAAGAACAACGATAATGGTTGGTTTTCCAGGGGAAAGAAAATCCTCTTTTCAAAGGTTGATTGACTTCGTATCTGATATTAAGTTTGATAGGTTAGGAAGCTTTCTTTACTCTCCTCAAAGGGAAGCTTCTTCTTATATTTTTAAGCCCGTTCCATTTAGAGTTTCTAAGAGGAGAAGGGATACTTTGATGGAGCTTCAGAAGGAAATATCAAAGGAGCGTAATAGCCTTTTTGTTGGTAAAACCTTAAAGGTTCTCGTTGAGAAGCCTGGTATCGGAAGAAGTTATAGAGATGCTCCTGAGATAGATGGGCTAGTTTATCTGGATAAGAGTGCTGAAGTAGGAAACTTTGTAAATGTTAAAATAATAGAAGTGGGGGATCATGACTTATGGGGGGAAGTTATATAG
- a CDS encoding DUF4115 domain-containing protein — MEARERRSLGEIIRREREKKGISIEYLSDVTKISKEFIKAIEEENFDVLPGDVYVKGFIRNISLALGLDPDELKEIYKAIRKESYDSQVLKEAKEKLPAYDANVEKSVKPKRPWLLITFLLVLLLGGGLYFYASWTGSINILSRTFLKGSQVAQVPSSESLKNEAKEGLVAHSTQSIKHEEAVSSATTSLPTMMSTQSLPLASSAPEKPVTHKAEKLRLKVIAVGRCWIRVLADGKKIFEGVLVKGDEKLWEAEENIMVRFGNIAGVKVYFNDKEVPLPSSKGGVVDMVFP, encoded by the coding sequence ATGGAGGCTAGGGAAAGAAGAAGTCTGGGGGAGATAATAAGGAGAGAGCGAGAGAAAAAGGGTATAAGTATAGAATATCTTTCGGATGTTACTAAAATAAGTAAGGAATTTATAAAAGCTATAGAGGAGGAAAATTTTGACGTTCTTCCTGGGGATGTATATGTTAAGGGTTTTATAAGGAATATTTCTTTAGCATTAGGTCTTGATCCTGATGAGCTAAAGGAGATCTATAAGGCTATTAGAAAAGAGTCTTATGATAGTCAGGTCCTTAAAGAAGCTAAAGAGAAATTACCTGCTTATGATGCTAACGTTGAAAAGAGTGTTAAACCTAAAAGACCGTGGTTGCTTATAACTTTTCTTTTGGTTCTTCTTTTAGGAGGGGGCCTTTACTTTTATGCTTCTTGGACAGGGAGTATTAACATTTTAAGTCGGACCTTTTTAAAAGGGTCTCAAGTTGCTCAGGTACCTTCATCGGAGAGCTTAAAGAACGAGGCTAAAGAGGGATTGGTTGCTCACTCAACCCAATCGATCAAGCATGAAGAAGCGGTTTCCTCTGCGACTACCTCTCTTCCAACGATGATGTCAACCCAAAGTTTGCCTTTAGCTTCGTCAGCTCCAGAGAAGCCTGTTACTCATAAAGCAGAAAAGCTTAGGTTAAAGGTTATAGCTGTGGGAAGATGTTGGATTAGAGTATTAGCAGACGGAAAGAAGATTTTTGAGGGAGTTCTTGTTAAAGGGGATGAAAAGCTTTGGGAAGCTGAGGAAAATATAATGGTAAGATTTGGAAATATAGCTGGTGTTAAGGTTTATTTTAATGATAAAGAGGTTCCTTTACCTTCAAGTAAAGGTGGAGTTGTAGATATGGTGTTCCCATAG
- the rpe gene encoding ribulose-phosphate 3-epimerase translates to MEKRVKVAPSILAADILNLGEALRKIENELDLLHVDIMDGHFVPNLSFGPKLVEDIKKKFNSFLLEVHLMVENPSFWVDRFIESGGDILIFHWEAERHPLRLIRSIKEKGKKAGIAFNPATLWESAKFILTEIDYVLMMSVDPGFSGQSFISWVLEKIKSLREFRDKEGLGFEIVVDGGVNSSNALALREAGATVLVGGASVFCSDDPIAAIKVLRGD, encoded by the coding sequence ATGGAGAAAAGAGTAAAAGTAGCTCCTTCTATTCTTGCTGCTGATATTCTAAACTTGGGGGAAGCCTTGCGTAAGATAGAAAACGAGTTGGATCTTCTTCATGTAGATATTATGGATGGACATTTTGTACCCAATTTATCTTTTGGACCTAAGCTTGTAGAAGATATAAAGAAAAAATTTAATTCTTTTTTATTAGAGGTTCATCTTATGGTGGAAAACCCTTCCTTCTGGGTAGACCGCTTTATAGAAAGTGGTGGGGATATTTTGATATTTCATTGGGAGGCAGAAAGGCACCCCTTAAGGCTTATAAGGAGTATAAAGGAGAAAGGGAAGAAGGCAGGAATAGCTTTTAATCCTGCCACTTTATGGGAGAGCGCTAAGTTTATATTAACTGAGATAGATTACGTTTTGATGATGAGTGTCGATCCTGGTTTCAGTGGACAATCTTTCATATCGTGGGTTTTAGAAAAAATCAAATCTCTGAGAGAGTTTAGGGATAAAGAAGGATTAGGATTTGAAATAGTTGTAGATGGTGGTGTAAACTCTTCAAATGCCCTTGCTTTAAGGGAGGCTGGTGCTACAGTTTTGGTAGGAGGAGCTTCTGTTTTTTGTAGTGATGATCCGATTGCGGCAATAAAAGTTTTAAGAGGTGATTAA
- a CDS encoding PASTA domain-containing protein — MKRWKLLVMILIGVVLGFLYVYLSIGVTKVPVPPLVGKEITSATKLLNSVGLNIKVVGEEESSTFPPNYIVSQKPLPGLSVRKGSTIEVVISGKGDMVLVPELIGRKLSEVNAFIKEAGLVIGDVISIRSFLGAENIVIGQSISPSRRVKRGSKIDLLVSLGYEVKEVSVPDLVGLSLNEAKKVIQEKGFKLGKISEKVESGEEGIVLSQEPSPFSSVSPGGEINLVVRKAPSKEVVEKPVETKQETVLPTTTSMVSPSTSSLEKIELAVPKGGRIIDFSFTVPPGKPERLVEIIQIDSGGQHVIFNKKCKSGETINLRIPAVGDNVIRVQLDGEFYAEDRYPWRKE, encoded by the coding sequence TTGAAAAGATGGAAACTTTTGGTGATGATCTTAATAGGTGTAGTTTTGGGTTTTCTCTATGTTTACTTAAGTATAGGAGTTACCAAGGTTCCTGTTCCTCCCTTAGTTGGTAAGGAAATTACATCAGCTACAAAGTTACTTAATAGCGTTGGTCTTAACATAAAAGTGGTCGGAGAGGAGGAAAGTTCTACGTTTCCTCCAAACTATATAGTTTCGCAAAAACCCCTTCCAGGCTTGAGCGTTAGAAAAGGAAGTACTATCGAGGTGGTCATAAGTGGTAAAGGTGATATGGTTTTGGTTCCTGAGCTTATCGGGCGCAAGCTTAGTGAAGTTAATGCTTTTATAAAGGAAGCCGGTCTCGTTATAGGAGATGTTATAAGCATTAGATCCTTTTTGGGAGCTGAAAACATAGTAATTGGTCAATCTATATCTCCTAGTAGAAGAGTTAAAAGGGGAAGTAAAATTGATCTTCTTGTTAGTCTGGGTTATGAAGTAAAAGAGGTTTCTGTTCCTGATCTTGTAGGTCTTTCCTTAAATGAAGCGAAAAAGGTTATTCAGGAAAAGGGATTTAAGTTGGGTAAAATCTCAGAGAAGGTTGAAAGTGGAGAGGAGGGTATCGTATTATCTCAGGAACCGTCTCCTTTCTCTTCTGTTTCACCTGGTGGCGAAATTAATTTAGTTGTGAGAAAGGCGCCATCGAAGGAGGTGGTTGAGAAGCCTGTGGAAACAAAACAGGAAACTGTTCTTCCAACGACCACAAGCATGGTGTCTCCTTCTACAAGTAGCTTGGAAAAGATCGAGCTTGCTGTCCCCAAGGGGGGAAGAATAATAGATTTTAGTTTTACTGTTCCTCCAGGTAAACCTGAAAGGTTAGTTGAGATTATCCAGATAGATTCGGGTGGCCAGCATGTAATTTTTAACAAAAAATGTAAGTCTGGAGAAACCATTAACTTGAGAATTCCTGCTGTTGGTGATAATGTTATAAGAGTTCAACTTGATGGTGAGTTTTATGCGGAGGATAGATATCCATGGAGAAAAGAGTAA
- a CDS encoding DUF6391 domain-containing protein, with amino-acid sequence MPLILFLLLFLFFVPWLFPFLLLFFLALLFFLPFGFIMYSLYTILTVPVEILKIATNKKLRKNHALEHATINVIEERFGPTNLAGLARVDGFYIKGFVDPFLLEEAARVALFRLKNGEKELAVHKRCGTTMAMVNFVSAVAFLLLLFVTGYLTVLNIVIALALSYILGPLFGPWVQRKLTTFADVTDMEIVGVEYGGRGIKMWGLPFFYIPTDFFVRTVERKDLGRVRF; translated from the coding sequence TTGCCACTAATATTATTCCTTTTGCTATTTCTCTTTTTTGTTCCTTGGCTCTTTCCCTTTCTCCTCCTCTTTTTTTTAGCTCTTCTTTTCTTTCTTCCATTTGGCTTTATTATGTATTCTCTTTATACTATACTTACTGTCCCTGTGGAAATATTAAAGATAGCTACAAACAAGAAGCTTAGAAAGAATCATGCCCTTGAACATGCGACTATAAATGTTATAGAAGAGAGGTTTGGTCCGACTAATTTAGCTGGTTTAGCTAGAGTGGATGGATTTTATATAAAGGGTTTCGTTGACCCTTTTTTACTTGAAGAGGCTGCTCGTGTTGCTTTATTTAGGTTGAAAAACGGGGAAAAGGAATTAGCTGTTCACAAAAGATGCGGTACTACTATGGCAATGGTTAATTTTGTTTCTGCGGTTGCCTTTTTGCTTTTACTATTTGTAACAGGATATTTAACAGTATTAAATATAGTTATAGCTCTTGCGCTATCTTATATTCTTGGTCCGTTATTCGGTCCGTGGGTTCAGCGTAAGCTTACTACTTTCGCTGATGTTACGGATATGGAAATAGTTGGAGTAGAATATGGTGGAAGGGGAATCAAAATGTGGGGGTTGCCTTTCTTTTACATTCCCACAGACTTTTTTGTGAGGACTGTTGAGAGAAAAGATTTGGGAAGAGTACGCTTTTGA
- a CDS encoding zinc metallopeptidase, whose product MLYLGDWTFILLMPALILAIYAQAKVQSTYRKYSAIPAGIGKPAWVVAREMLDRSGLTHVPVDMVPGELTDHYDPRSRILRLSSEVYNSRSIAAIGIAAHEVGHAIQHATGYLPLSLRNAIVPVANIGSQLAIPFFLLGFIFGIPSLMDVGIIAFSGAVLFQLITLPVEFNASSRAVKVLYSSGYVSGREVRAIEEVLGAAALTYIAATAMAALQLVRLLILRGERE is encoded by the coding sequence ATGCTTTATTTAGGAGACTGGACTTTTATACTTCTCATGCCAGCGTTGATTCTTGCAATATATGCTCAAGCGAAGGTCCAATCGACTTATAGAAAATATTCGGCTATTCCAGCAGGGATTGGCAAACCGGCTTGGGTTGTTGCTCGTGAAATGCTTGATAGGAGTGGCTTAACACACGTTCCTGTAGATATGGTTCCAGGAGAGTTAACAGATCATTATGATCCACGTTCAAGGATTCTAAGACTCTCATCTGAAGTTTACAATAGTCGTTCAATAGCGGCTATAGGTATAGCAGCTCATGAGGTAGGGCATGCTATTCAACATGCTACAGGTTACTTACCTCTTTCTCTGAGAAATGCGATAGTTCCTGTGGCTAACATTGGTTCTCAACTCGCTATACCATTTTTCCTCCTAGGGTTTATTTTTGGCATCCCGAGCCTTATGGATGTGGGTATAATAGCCTTTTCAGGAGCAGTGCTATTTCAGCTTATAACCCTTCCTGTTGAGTTTAATGCTAGCTCAAGGGCTGTTAAGGTGCTTTATTCAAGCGGCTATGTGTCTGGAAGGGAAGTTAGGGCTATAGAAGAGGTACTGGGAGCAGCTGCTTTAACTTATATTGCTGCAACTGCGATGGCTGCCCTTCAACTTGTAAGACTTTTAATCTTGAGAGGAGAGAGGGAATAG
- a CDS encoding indolepyruvate oxidoreductase subunit beta has protein sequence MQMVFCGIGGQGILLATRAIGEYALSKGFNVIGSEIHGMAQRGGSVVSHLKIGHYKSPLVMRGEADILLSFDWNEGLMNLPFLKEGGLAVLNGDINFKVNHPVIEELIKGRKIKLYIVDGYKVALWELGNPSVLNVVMLGALSSLREDLFPSEGLRKVIENIIPYKFRDINLKAFDLGKRAEIKEVI, from the coding sequence ATGCAGATGGTCTTTTGTGGTATAGGAGGACAGGGAATACTTTTGGCTACTCGCGCTATAGGAGAATATGCTCTATCTAAAGGATTTAATGTGATAGGCTCTGAAATTCATGGAATGGCACAGAGAGGCGGAAGCGTTGTATCTCATCTTAAGATAGGACATTACAAAAGTCCTCTTGTGATGAGAGGGGAAGCTGACATACTCCTTTCTTTTGACTGGAACGAGGGTTTAATGAATTTGCCTTTCTTAAAAGAGGGAGGGCTTGCTGTTTTAAATGGTGATATTAATTTCAAAGTTAACCATCCTGTTATAGAAGAGCTAATAAAGGGAAGAAAGATAAAGCTTTATATTGTAGATGGATATAAAGTAGCTCTTTGGGAGCTTGGAAATCCTAGCGTTTTAAACGTAGTTATGTTAGGTGCTCTTTCCTCTTTGAGAGAGGACCTTTTCCCGTCAGAGGGCCTTAGGAAAGTTATAGAGAATATAATTCCATACAAGTTTAGGGATATAAACTTAAAGGCCTTTGACTTGGGTAAAAGAGCCGAGATTAAGGAGGTGATTTGA
- the iorA gene encoding indolepyruvate ferredoxin oxidoreductase subunit alpha, with the protein MEKLLLGNEAIARGIVECSVEVVTSYPGTPSSEILPAVADFYKEEGIDANVEWCVNEKVAFEIAATVSFAGKRAAVAMKQVGLNVAFDPFMSVAYNDIAAGFLVISADDPGPHSSQTEQDSRFAAMMAKVPVYDPSSPREAKEMVKFAYDFSEKYNILVMLRPGLRVCHARQNVPVEKIDFKRRQGNFLKNPQRWVCLPAVRRKHHERLNEKMKEISKEKDPFSRIENPKRAGLGIIASGVSYSVVKDIIDRHHIDVPLLKIGRAFPVDERIIEEFLSLCDKVLVFEETYPVVEVQLPERERVLGKWNGIVPAAGELTPEVIASVLSKFFKIDFLKVPEGYNEVLSSLGISVRRPILCAGCPHRAAFFAMRKAFPDGVYPSDIGCYTLGINQKAVDSVMCMGGAVTMGSGFSIALGDNVPVVSTIGDSTFYHMGVPGLINAVYNKHRFILFILDNHVTAMTGGQPTPESGVNVMKDGERVDLIKLVEGCGVKFVKTVDPYNIVETIELLKEAWNYVKKEGKVAVVISKHPCKLLERKRYDKKIYVDEGKCVGCRYCISEFGCPGLGFNSDKRKAFIDLRFCINCGVCTQICPVKAIKEE; encoded by the coding sequence ATGGAAAAGCTTTTGCTTGGAAATGAAGCCATAGCTCGTGGAATAGTAGAATGTAGCGTAGAGGTAGTAACCTCTTATCCTGGGACTCCATCTTCTGAGATTCTTCCTGCAGTTGCTGATTTCTATAAGGAGGAGGGAATAGATGCTAATGTAGAGTGGTGTGTTAACGAAAAGGTTGCTTTTGAGATAGCTGCGACTGTTTCTTTTGCTGGTAAAAGAGCAGCAGTTGCTATGAAGCAGGTGGGTCTTAATGTTGCTTTTGATCCTTTTATGAGTGTGGCTTATAACGATATAGCTGCTGGTTTTTTAGTTATCTCGGCTGATGATCCTGGTCCTCATAGTTCTCAAACAGAGCAGGATAGTAGATTTGCTGCTATGATGGCCAAGGTGCCTGTTTATGATCCCTCTTCTCCTAGGGAAGCTAAGGAAATGGTGAAGTTTGCATATGATTTTTCAGAGAAGTATAATATTTTAGTTATGCTTAGGCCTGGTTTAAGAGTGTGTCATGCGAGGCAAAATGTGCCTGTTGAGAAAATAGATTTTAAACGTCGGCAAGGTAATTTTCTTAAAAATCCGCAGAGATGGGTTTGCCTTCCAGCTGTGAGAAGAAAGCATCATGAAAGGTTAAATGAAAAAATGAAAGAAATCAGTAAGGAGAAAGATCCTTTCTCTAGAATAGAGAACCCTAAAAGGGCCGGGCTTGGTATAATAGCAAGTGGTGTGAGTTACTCTGTGGTTAAAGATATAATTGATAGGCACCATATAGATGTTCCGCTGTTAAAGATAGGAAGAGCTTTTCCAGTGGATGAAAGGATAATAGAGGAGTTTCTCTCGTTATGCGATAAAGTATTAGTTTTTGAAGAGACTTATCCTGTAGTAGAAGTACAGCTTCCTGAAAGAGAAAGGGTCTTGGGTAAGTGGAATGGCATTGTTCCTGCAGCGGGAGAGCTTACACCTGAGGTTATAGCTTCTGTCTTATCGAAGTTTTTTAAAATTGACTTTCTTAAAGTGCCAGAAGGGTATAACGAGGTCTTATCTTCTTTAGGGATTAGTGTAAGAAGACCAATACTATGTGCAGGGTGTCCGCATCGCGCGGCTTTCTTTGCCATGAGAAAAGCTTTTCCAGACGGTGTTTACCCGAGTGATATAGGTTGCTATACTTTAGGTATTAATCAAAAGGCTGTAGATAGTGTTATGTGTATGGGTGGAGCTGTTACGATGGGATCTGGTTTTAGTATAGCTTTAGGAGATAATGTTCCGGTTGTGTCTACAATAGGAGACTCTACTTTTTACCATATGGGAGTTCCTGGGCTCATAAATGCTGTTTATAATAAACATAGGTTCATACTCTTTATACTCGATAATCATGTTACTGCTATGACAGGAGGGCAACCTACTCCTGAGTCAGGGGTAAACGTAATGAAAGATGGAGAGAGGGTGGATCTTATTAAGCTAGTTGAGGGATGTGGTGTAAAGTTTGTTAAGACAGTTGATCCTTATAATATTGTTGAGACTATAGAACTTCTTAAAGAAGCTTGGAATTATGTTAAGAAAGAAGGTAAAGTGGCAGTGGTGATATCTAAACATCCTTGTAAGCTTCTTGAGCGAAAGCGCTATGATAAAAAGATATATGTGGATGAAGGGAAATGTGTTGGTTGTAGATATTGTATAAGTGAGTTTGGTTGTCCAGGTTTAGGTTTTAATAGTGATAAAAGAAAGGCCTTTATAGATTTAAGGTTTTGTATTAACTGTGGTGTTTGTACTCAAATTTGTCCAGTTAAAGCTATAAAGGAGGAGTAG
- a CDS encoding acyl-CoA thioesterase, whose translation MEVEVSLRVRYGETDKMGVVYYGRYLDWFEVGRTEFCRSLGFPYSELEKRGIFMPAVESWCRYKAPAFYDDLISIKVKIEEIKDYSVSFLYRVERDGKLIALGRTKHCFVDKNGKMVKVPEEFLLIIRREG comes from the coding sequence ATGGAAGTAGAAGTTAGTTTAAGAGTTCGTTATGGAGAAACTGATAAAATGGGTGTGGTTTACTATGGAAGGTATTTAGACTGGTTTGAAGTTGGCAGAACAGAGTTTTGCAGAAGTTTGGGATTTCCATACTCTGAGCTTGAGAAAAGAGGAATATTCATGCCGGCTGTGGAATCTTGGTGTAGGTATAAAGCACCCGCTTTTTATGATGACCTTATATCCATTAAAGTTAAAATAGAGGAAATAAAAGATTACTCTGTGAGTTTCTTATATAGAGTTGAGCGGGATGGTAAACTAATAGCATTAGGAAGAACAAAGCATTGTTTTGTAGACAAAAATGGTAAAATGGTTAAGGTTCCAGAGGAGTTTCTTTTAATTATAAGAAGGGAGGGCTAG
- the tadA gene encoding tRNA adenosine(34) deaminase TadA, with protein MRVLDKDEFFMRIALEEARKAAEEDEVPVGAVGIINDEVVARAHNKREQLQDPLAHAELLVIKEVASKLGTWRLTDLVIYVTLEPCPMCAGAMVQARIKRLVYGLPDPRAGAAGSVINILQHDSFNHFVEVEGGVLAEESRELLRSFFVKKRK; from the coding sequence ATGAGGGTTTTGGACAAAGACGAATTTTTTATGAGAATAGCTCTTGAGGAAGCTAGGAAGGCTGCAGAGGAAGACGAAGTTCCCGTAGGGGCGGTTGGAATTATAAATGATGAAGTGGTTGCGCGTGCTCATAATAAGAGAGAGCAATTGCAGGATCCTTTGGCTCATGCAGAGCTTTTAGTTATAAAGGAAGTAGCATCAAAGTTGGGGACATGGCGTTTGACTGATTTGGTTATATATGTTACTCTTGAACCGTGTCCTATGTGCGCGGGAGCAATGGTTCAAGCAAGAATAAAAAGGTTAGTTTATGGTTTGCCGGACCCTCGTGCTGGTGCAGCAGGGAGCGTTATAAATATACTTCAACATGATAGCTTTAATCATTTTGTAGAGGTAGAAGGAGGAGTCTTGGCAGAAGAAAGTCGGGAACTTTTGCGGTCTTTCTTTGTCAAAAAGAGGAAATAG